In Synechococcus sp. UW69, a single genomic region encodes these proteins:
- a CDS encoding thiol-disulfide oxidoreductase DCC family protein: MASPSAPELTLLFDGGCPLCVREVRFLQRRDSLGRLEFVDIDAADYDPEAHAGISYRLAMGRIHAIAGSGEVLRDVAVFREAYRLIGLGWLYAPTRWPLIGGVVDWIYGIWASRRLQITGRADLETLCRGRCDLN; the protein is encoded by the coding sequence ATGGCCAGTCCCTCTGCCCCCGAACTGACGCTGCTTTTTGACGGGGGCTGTCCGTTGTGCGTTCGTGAAGTTCGTTTTCTGCAGCGGCGTGACTCTCTGGGCCGGCTGGAATTTGTCGATATCGATGCTGCGGATTACGACCCTGAGGCCCATGCCGGCATCAGCTACCGGTTGGCCATGGGCCGCATTCATGCCATTGCGGGCTCCGGTGAGGTGCTCCGGGATGTGGCCGTCTTCCGCGAGGCGTACCGCCTGATTGGTCTGGGGTGGCTGTACGCACCGACCCGCTGGCCGTTGATCGGCGGCGTGGTCGATTGGATCTATGGGATTTGGGCGTCCCGGCGGCTTCAGATCACGGGGCGAGCGGATTTGGAGACCCTGTGCCGAGGCCGATGTGACTTGAACTGA
- a CDS encoding secondary thiamine-phosphate synthase enzyme YjbQ, with the protein MGVQQILHQISVQTPGKGFTRLDGRLNTWIRNTGLDQGVLHLTCLHTSASLTINENADPRVLQDLEAWMADAVPEHRRYLHDDEGADDMPAHIRTALTSQTLSLSVSGGQLLLGTWQAVYLWEHRSAAHNRTIACHLFGEPSSVTAPRPTTQNASAKPQTLLSLRNAERINQAIQVRHDPNAWETDNGIDTDTDLMIDRLHDLSD; encoded by the coding sequence GTGGGAGTTCAGCAGATCCTGCATCAGATCTCAGTCCAAACCCCTGGGAAGGGCTTCACCCGCCTGGACGGTCGGTTGAACACCTGGATCCGCAACACAGGCCTTGACCAGGGCGTACTGCACCTCACGTGCCTGCACACGAGCGCAAGCCTCACGATCAACGAGAACGCTGATCCACGGGTGCTGCAAGACCTTGAGGCATGGATGGCGGATGCCGTTCCGGAACACCGCCGGTATCTCCATGACGACGAAGGAGCGGATGACATGCCGGCCCATATCCGAACAGCACTCACCAGCCAGACCCTCAGCCTGAGCGTCAGTGGTGGACAGCTGTTGCTGGGCACCTGGCAAGCCGTGTACCTCTGGGAGCACCGCAGCGCTGCTCACAACAGAACGATCGCCTGCCACCTTTTCGGCGAACCATCCAGCGTCACGGCACCTCGTCCCACGACGCAGAACGCCTCAGCCAAGCCTCAAACCCTGTTGAGTCTTCGCAATGCGGAACGGATCAATCAAGCCATTCAGGTACGACATGACCCCAATGCCTGGGAAACAGACAACGGCATCGATACAGACACCGATCTGATGATTGATCGATTGCATGACTTAAGCGATTGA
- a CDS encoding 4a-hydroxytetrahydrobiopterin dehydratase — MPMERLDATQMSALATELPNWRVQGERLHRDLQFKSFVEAFGFMAQVALLAESKNHHPNWSNVYNRVSIDLTTHDLGGLSRLDVELATAIDGLLPA; from the coding sequence ATGCCGATGGAACGTCTCGACGCCACCCAGATGTCGGCGCTCGCCACAGAACTACCCAACTGGAGAGTGCAGGGGGAACGGCTGCACCGCGATCTGCAATTCAAGAGCTTCGTGGAGGCGTTTGGATTCATGGCACAGGTGGCCCTCCTGGCCGAATCCAAAAATCACCATCCGAACTGGAGCAATGTCTACAACCGCGTGTCGATCGATCTAACCACCCATGATCTCGGTGGCCTCAGCAGGCTCGATGTGGAACTGGCCACCGCAATCGACGGACTGTTGCCAGCATGA
- a CDS encoding GTP-binding protein, with protein MTTAPATSNVPVTILSGFLGAGKTTLLNHILTNQQGVKTAVLVNEFGEIGIDNDLIVTTDEDMVELSNGCICCSINDELMEAVERVMERPEPLDYIVVETTGLADPLPVAMTFLGSELRDQTRLDSIITLIDAENFDEVVLETEVGRAQVIYGDILLLNKCDLVSEERLEAVEQKLRDVKNDARILRSVKGDVPLALLLSVGLFESDKVSAPAEDPSLNHSDHEHDHDHGHEHGHDHGHGHNHHHDHSHHHDHSHGDHADHQAIEGFTSVSFQSDGPFSLRKFQNFLDNQMPQEVFRAKGILWFNESERRHVFHLAGKRFSIDDTDWTGDRKNQLVLIGRDIDHKTLREQLQACVAPDAGKGFS; from the coding sequence ATGACCACTGCACCAGCCACCTCCAACGTCCCCGTCACCATTCTCAGCGGCTTCCTCGGAGCAGGGAAGACCACGCTGCTGAACCACATCCTGACCAATCAGCAGGGGGTGAAGACTGCGGTGCTGGTGAACGAATTCGGCGAAATCGGAATCGACAACGATCTGATCGTCACCACCGATGAAGACATGGTGGAGCTAAGCAACGGTTGCATCTGCTGCTCGATCAACGACGAACTGATGGAGGCAGTGGAACGGGTCATGGAACGCCCTGAACCTCTCGACTACATCGTCGTCGAAACCACTGGTCTGGCCGATCCCCTGCCGGTTGCGATGACTTTTCTCGGCAGTGAACTGCGCGATCAGACCCGCCTTGATTCGATCATCACGTTGATCGATGCAGAAAACTTCGATGAAGTCGTGCTCGAGACGGAAGTTGGCCGAGCCCAGGTGATTTATGGCGACATCCTGCTGCTGAACAAGTGTGATCTCGTCTCCGAAGAGCGGCTTGAGGCCGTTGAGCAGAAACTCAGAGACGTCAAGAACGATGCCCGCATCCTGCGATCGGTGAAAGGGGATGTCCCCCTGGCCTTGCTGCTCAGTGTCGGCCTGTTCGAATCCGACAAGGTGAGTGCCCCCGCCGAGGATCCGAGCCTGAATCACAGCGACCACGAGCACGACCACGACCACGGTCACGAACACGGGCACGACCATGGGCACGGGCACAATCATCACCACGACCACAGCCATCACCATGACCACAGCCATGGTGATCACGCGGACCATCAGGCGATCGAGGGATTCACCTCCGTGTCGTTCCAGAGTGATGGACCTTTCTCCTTGCGCAAGTTCCAGAACTTCCTCGACAACCAAATGCCCCAGGAGGTGTTCAGAGCCAAGGGAATCCTCTGGTTCAACGAAAGCGAACGACGCCATGTGTTCCATCTGGCAGGCAAACGGTTTTCGATCGACGACACCGACTGGACCGGTGATCGCAAGAACCAATTGGTGCTGATTGGCCGTGACATCGACCACAAGACCCTGCGGGAGCAACTCCAGGCTTGTGTGGCACCTGATGCGGGAAAAGGTTTCAGCTGA
- a CDS encoding ABC transporter ATP-binding protein, which produces MEPTVELNGVWHCYGNASEGWTLQGVDLQVAQGELLGLLGPSGCGKTTLLRLIAGFERPQRGTVKLAQRTVAGEGAWMEPERRGVGMVFQDYALFPHLNAWQNASFGLPQRHPNPERVAWLFELLGLHGLEQRYPHQLSGGQRQRLALARALAPAPRVVLLDEPFSSLDVEVRLRLRSELASVLDACGASGVIVTHDPGEALAICDRVAVMRDGVLHQCASPQDIVRSPATPFVGSFVLQRNLIPVQSRERGQLSCLLGDLDEAKPMVLADRRASGDCCVLVDPHDINVIADAEGEASVLGREFLGDAWEYRIRIADVLVRAHCPIDQEHPPQTRCRLTFRDGARVTLLPHADVS; this is translated from the coding sequence ATGGAGCCGACGGTTGAGTTGAACGGTGTCTGGCATTGCTACGGCAATGCTTCCGAGGGCTGGACCCTTCAGGGGGTCGATCTTCAAGTGGCGCAAGGGGAGCTGCTGGGTTTACTCGGCCCCTCCGGTTGCGGTAAAACCACCCTGCTGCGCTTGATTGCTGGCTTTGAACGCCCTCAGCGGGGCACGGTGAAGCTGGCCCAGCGCACCGTGGCTGGGGAAGGGGCATGGATGGAGCCAGAACGCAGGGGTGTTGGCATGGTCTTTCAGGACTATGCGCTGTTTCCTCATCTGAATGCCTGGCAGAACGCCAGTTTTGGTCTGCCCCAGCGGCACCCCAACCCTGAGCGGGTGGCCTGGCTGTTTGAGTTGCTGGGGTTGCATGGATTGGAGCAGCGCTATCCGCACCAGCTGTCCGGTGGTCAGCGTCAACGGCTGGCCTTGGCGCGAGCCCTGGCCCCAGCTCCAAGGGTTGTGCTCCTGGATGAGCCCTTCTCCAGTCTGGATGTGGAGGTGAGGCTGCGACTGCGAAGTGAGCTCGCTTCTGTGCTGGACGCCTGTGGCGCCAGCGGCGTGATCGTCACCCATGATCCGGGAGAAGCCTTGGCGATCTGCGATCGCGTCGCTGTCATGAGGGATGGCGTTTTGCATCAATGCGCCTCTCCACAAGACATTGTGCGATCACCGGCGACGCCGTTTGTGGGGTCCTTCGTGCTTCAACGCAACTTGATTCCCGTTCAGTCGCGGGAGCGAGGGCAGTTGTCCTGTCTGCTGGGCGATCTGGATGAAGCGAAGCCCATGGTGTTGGCAGACCGCCGAGCATCCGGTGATTGTTGTGTTCTGGTAGACCCTCACGACATCAATGTCATCGCTGATGCCGAAGGAGAGGCCAGTGTTCTGGGGCGTGAATTTCTGGGCGATGCATGGGAATACCGAATCCGAATCGCCGATGTATTGGTGCGTGCCCACTGTCCGATTGATCAGGAGCATCCTCCACAAACCCGTTGCCGGCTCACGTTCCGGGATGGGGCCAGAGTCACGTTGCTTCCGCATGCCGACGTGAGCTGA